One segment of Ignavibacteriales bacterium DNA contains the following:
- a CDS encoding HAD family hydrolase: MINNYKHIIWDWNGTLLNDVDFCRKIINRILVDNNLPQLSFKKYQGIFTFPVQDYYTAAGLDFSKTSFEVLGKDFIDEYESKKLTCNLHENAIEVLSVIHKKGIKQSVLSAYLHNNLVSILDHYNLTQYFDNIVGLDNIYAGSKTHLGLKLIEELDVNKNEVLFIGDTLHDAEVAEAMGVKCILIANGHQVKEKLMVNSNLVLEQLGELKSYLSI, encoded by the coding sequence TTGATAAATAATTATAAACACATTATCTGGGATTGGAACGGAACTTTATTAAACGATGTAGATTTTTGTAGAAAAATTATTAATAGAATTCTTGTTGATAATAATTTACCTCAGCTATCATTTAAAAAGTATCAAGGGATTTTTACTTTTCCTGTTCAGGATTATTACACAGCTGCCGGTTTAGATTTTTCAAAAACTTCTTTTGAAGTTCTTGGTAAAGATTTTATCGATGAATATGAATCTAAAAAACTCACTTGTAACTTACACGAAAATGCTATTGAAGTATTATCAGTAATTCACAAAAAAGGGATAAAGCAATCTGTGCTTTCTGCTTATTTGCACAATAATTTGGTAAGCATTTTAGACCATTATAATCTTACACAGTATTTTGATAACATAGTTGGTCTTGATAACATTTACGCGGGCAGTAAAACACATCTTGGATTAAAACTTATTGAAGAACTAGATGTAAACAAAAATGAAGTTTTGTTTATAGGCGATACTTTACATGATGCAGAAGTTGCTGAGGCAATGGGAGTGAAATGTATCTTAATTGCAAATGGACATCAAGTAAAAGAAAAGTTGATGGTGAATTCAAATTTGGTTTTGGAACAATTAGGTGAACTTAAGTCTTATTTGTCAATTTAA
- a CDS encoding CoA pyrophosphatase, which translates to MDYINRLKDIVTSDCPIVGREKYLNSAVLIPMVVVEGCEFVLFQKRSQTVRQPGEVSFPGGHFESKKDKDFLSAAVRETCEELGIDEQQITVLGKLGTLIAPMAVIVEAYIGILNLKSLDELEIDKKEVERIFLIPLKYFMENDPDEYHTNIEIHPFTIDETGQRIDHFPVKKLGLPEQYSIPWKRGKHRVLVYKTNQEIIWGITAELIFELSQKLKEEIDK; encoded by the coding sequence ATGGATTACATAAATAGATTAAAAGATATAGTTACATCGGATTGCCCAATAGTTGGAAGAGAAAAATATTTAAACTCCGCCGTGCTGATACCCATGGTAGTGGTTGAAGGATGTGAATTTGTTTTATTCCAAAAGCGATCACAAACTGTTAGACAGCCTGGCGAAGTTAGTTTTCCGGGGGGACATTTTGAATCTAAAAAAGATAAAGATTTTCTTTCTGCCGCGGTTAGAGAAACTTGCGAAGAACTTGGAATTGATGAACAACAAATTACTGTTCTTGGAAAACTCGGAACTCTAATTGCACCAATGGCTGTAATTGTTGAGGCTTACATTGGAATTTTAAACTTAAAATCTTTAGATGAATTAGAGATTGATAAAAAAGAAGTTGAGCGAATATTTTTAATCCCATTAAAATATTTTATGGAGAACGATCCTGATGAATATCATACTAATATAGAAATTCATCCTTTTACAATAGATGAAACCGGACAAAGGATTGACCATTTTCCTGTTAAAAAATTAGGTTTGCCGGAACAGTATTCCATTCCTTGGAAGCGGGGGAAACACAGAGTTTTAGTTTATAAAACAAACCAAGAAATTATTTGGGGAATTACAGCCGAACTTATTTTTGAATTATCACAAAAACTGAAAGAAGAAATTGATAAATAA
- a CDS encoding toxin-antitoxin system YwqK family antitoxin — protein MTKYFISVLIVFLFISCNNQKIERLPDPLVLEDGLLYSDSLSAKPFTGRHKSRMLDMKIEYEVVDGIKEGDFITYFPNDKVQISGKMKNNKNVGEWKYYFPTGSIETTGSFDNDIPTGKWTWYNQSGKIIEEGNLLNGLRVGEWKNYDSTGKLDIIRVYKADKIIDSTRIN, from the coding sequence TTGACAAAATATTTTATTTCCGTTTTGATAGTTTTTCTTTTTATTTCTTGTAATAATCAGAAAATTGAAAGACTTCCAGATCCATTAGTTCTTGAGGATGGATTACTTTACAGCGATTCACTTTCAGCAAAGCCATTCACTGGTAGACACAAGTCTCGTATGCTTGATATGAAAATTGAATATGAAGTTGTGGATGGAATAAAAGAAGGTGATTTCATAACCTATTTTCCTAATGATAAAGTTCAGATATCAGGAAAAATGAAGAACAATAAAAATGTTGGAGAATGGAAATATTATTTTCCAACAGGGTCAATAGAAACTACAGGAAGTTTTGATAACGATATACCAACAGGCAAATGGACATGGTACAATCAAAGTGGAAAAATTATTGAAGAAGGAAATCTGTTAAATGGACTTAGAGTAGGTGAATGGAAGAATTATGATTCAACTGGCAAACTTGATATCATTAGAGTTTATAAGGCAGATAAAATAATAGATTCAACAAGGATTAACTAA
- a CDS encoding HIT domain-containing protein: MEKLWSPWRSKYIESFKSEEDKSKCIFCSMLDLNPDDTSNLLVDRGENTFTVLNLYPYNNGHLMVVPKRHTNDFSGLKEVEIKEAFQKLQLAEKALLKVLNPQGFNIGANIGRVAGAGIEDHIHFHIVPRWNGDSNFMPIIGDVKVISQDLAETKSKLLEAYSTLNK; encoded by the coding sequence ATGGAAAAACTCTGGTCTCCTTGGCGATCAAAATATATTGAATCCTTTAAATCTGAAGAGGATAAATCAAAGTGCATTTTTTGTTCGATGTTGGATCTCAATCCAGATGATACTAGTAACCTTTTGGTTGATAGAGGGGAGAATACTTTTACAGTGTTAAATCTTTATCCTTATAATAACGGTCATTTAATGGTCGTACCCAAAAGACATACAAACGATTTTTCCGGATTAAAAGAAGTTGAGATAAAAGAAGCATTTCAAAAATTACAACTTGCAGAAAAAGCTTTGCTTAAAGTTTTAAATCCTCAAGGTTTTAATATTGGTGCAAATATTGGACGTGTTGCAGGTGCTGGCATTGAGGATCATATTCACTTTCATATCGTACCCCGATGGAATGGTGATTCTAACTTTATGCCTATAATTGGTGATGTAAAAGTTATTTCTCAAGATCTTGCAGAAACAAAATCTAAATTACTAGAAGCATATTCCACACTTAATAAATAG
- the fusA gene encoding elongation factor G: MKEYAPESIRNIALIGHGGGGKTSISELMLFTAGETNRIGNVLEGTTVSDYTSNEIEKQISISTSLMHIEWNNKKINVLDTPGYSDFIGDVKSAMKVCDTAVMVLKSAEGVEVGSEVSGKFVDEFGLPSAIIVNKVDNEHSTFDETIEKAKQRLTSGAIAVTFPSSEGLGFDTVIDVLKMKAFTYGDTGSKKITEAEIPENLKAKAEELRTELIEKIAETNEELMNKYFEAGSLSDADIEAGLKAAILGRSLTPVFAVSATKAVGLNNFLDFMAAYFPAPVDRGGEEVTLAGKSEKVLVKPDANGEPVIFVFKTIAEQHVGELSLFKVYSGTVKAGLDLLNETNSKTERLSQLSVLNGRNRKDVSQVSAGDLGAVVKLKDTHTNNTLASKNLSVIVSPIEFPESVIRSAILPKAKGDEDKIASGLHTLHEEDPSFYVKFDPEISQTIISGQGELQLSLAAKRLKERYKVDVDLIEPKIPYRETIKGRADDVEYKHKKQSGGRGQYGHVHFKMEPLPRGTGFEFVNAIVGGVVPGRFIPAVEKGIIETMGKGVLSGNQVIDVRVTLHFGSYHDVDSDEMSFKLAANQCFKKGFLECKPCLLEPIYEVEVIVPDEYMGDVMGDISSKRGKILGMDSDGHFQIIKAHVPLSELYKYSSQLRSITQGRGVHKRKFSHYEEVPKEVEHKVIDEYNKSREEDK, translated from the coding sequence TTGAAAGAGTACGCACCTGAATCTATACGGAATATTGCTTTAATCGGTCACGGCGGAGGCGGCAAAACTTCAATTTCAGAACTTATGTTATTTACTGCCGGCGAAACAAATAGAATTGGTAATGTTTTGGAAGGCACAACGGTTTCTGATTACACATCAAATGAAATAGAAAAACAAATTTCAATTTCAACTTCACTAATGCATATCGAATGGAACAACAAAAAAATAAATGTTTTAGATACACCGGGCTATTCAGATTTTATAGGCGATGTTAAATCTGCAATGAAAGTTTGTGATACAGCAGTAATGGTATTAAAATCTGCTGAAGGTGTAGAAGTCGGTTCCGAAGTAAGCGGAAAATTTGTTGATGAATTTGGATTACCTTCTGCTATCATTGTTAACAAAGTTGACAATGAGCACTCTACTTTTGATGAAACAATAGAAAAGGCAAAACAAAGATTAACTAGTGGCGCAATCGCGGTTACCTTTCCTTCATCTGAAGGTTTAGGTTTTGATACCGTAATTGATGTTCTTAAAATGAAAGCATTTACTTACGGTGATACCGGATCAAAAAAAATTACTGAAGCTGAAATTCCAGAAAACTTAAAAGCTAAAGCAGAAGAGCTTCGTACTGAGTTAATTGAAAAGATTGCTGAAACAAACGAAGAATTGATGAATAAATATTTTGAAGCTGGTTCTTTGAGTGATGCAGATATTGAAGCCGGTTTGAAAGCAGCGATTTTAGGAAGAAGTTTAACTCCTGTTTTTGCCGTTTCTGCAACCAAAGCTGTTGGATTAAATAATTTCTTAGATTTTATGGCTGCCTATTTTCCTGCTCCTGTTGATAGGGGCGGTGAAGAAGTTACACTTGCAGGAAAATCTGAAAAAGTATTAGTTAAACCTGATGCAAATGGTGAACCTGTTATTTTTGTTTTTAAAACAATTGCTGAGCAGCATGTTGGTGAACTTTCCTTATTTAAGGTTTACTCAGGAACTGTAAAAGCAGGATTAGATCTTTTAAATGAAACAAATAGTAAAACCGAAAGGTTAAGTCAGCTATCAGTTTTAAATGGAAGAAACAGAAAAGATGTTTCTCAGGTTTCTGCAGGTGATTTAGGTGCTGTTGTTAAATTAAAAGATACTCATACAAACAATACTCTTGCTTCTAAAAATCTTTCAGTTATTGTTAGCCCAATTGAATTTCCTGAATCTGTTATTCGCAGTGCAATTCTGCCAAAAGCTAAAGGCGATGAAGATAAGATTGCATCTGGTCTTCACACTCTTCACGAAGAGGATCCATCTTTCTATGTAAAATTTGATCCTGAAATTTCTCAGACTATTATTTCGGGTCAAGGTGAATTACAACTTTCACTTGCTGCTAAAAGACTAAAGGAAAGATACAAGGTTGATGTTGATCTTATTGAACCCAAAATTCCATATCGCGAAACTATAAAAGGCAGAGCTGATGATGTTGAGTACAAACATAAAAAGCAATCCGGTGGAAGAGGACAGTATGGACATGTTCACTTTAAAATGGAACCGTTACCAAGAGGTACAGGCTTTGAGTTTGTAAATGCTATCGTTGGCGGTGTTGTTCCTGGTAGATTTATTCCCGCAGTAGAAAAGGGTATTATAGAGACAATGGGAAAAGGCGTTCTTTCAGGTAATCAAGTAATTGATGTTAGAGTTACACTCCATTTTGGTTCATATCACGATGTTGATTCTGATGAAATGTCCTTTAAACTTGCTGCAAATCAGTGTTTTAAAAAAGGATTTTTGGAATGTAAACCTTGCTTGCTTGAGCCAATCTATGAAGTGGAAGTTATCGTACCCGATGAATATATGGGTGATGTAATGGGTGATATTTCTAGCAAGCGCGGTAAAATATTAGGAATGGATTCTGATGGGCATTTTCAGATTATTAAGGCACATGTACCCCTTTCAGAACTGTACAAGTATTCATCTCAACTTAGAAGTATAACTCAGGGTCGAGGCGTTCATAAACGCAAATTCTCACATTATGAAGAAGTTCCAAAAGAAGTTGAACATAAAGTGATTGATGAATATAATAAATCTCGTGAAGAGGATAAGTAA